In one window of Cololabis saira isolate AMF1-May2022 chromosome 23, fColSai1.1, whole genome shotgun sequence DNA:
- the LOC133424034 gene encoding amphoterin-induced protein 2-like, translating into MRAITSQLFIKTNVRCGHRKPAAGAMLLLLCLGFLPTVATCPLYCLCASDIISCSGRNLSVVPSDLPSYATRLDLSHNGLRALRVDWISQRFERLTTLILSKNSISQIEVTTFTVTPHLLHLDLSFNQLSMLNSSVFIGLKDLKELLLIGNQIAHINPESFSGLYSLQRLYLSANKLTAFPLELYEEPRGPRNLTFLDLSYNKLSVVPVQSLLYLTRQGGVYLQQNPLVCDCALLSLLEYWMWKQYHPLVYFRDEYPCKEGEVLDVNCTNQGVSEMPLELQIYQVEPGEWLTVPCPGLTLPVQEGSVVFWVTPRMALNSSTSDPNMNLSVFPNGTLEIQGALREDSGTYGCVVARGRYPDPSETLEVRVVVGNLSASSTTGLVHRSSAEHFNTAFTTLASCVVSIILVLLYLYLTPCRCRESRSGDTGGCGGRAIILCSDPRDVEAGERRSNGKRVAFLEPQAEDSDFIGPKTPAITLDCISTEGILKNGSRTVGQTLTDPPHIVQ; encoded by the coding sequence TGCCCACTCTACTGCCTTTGTGCCAGTGATATAATTTCCTGCAGCGGCCGCAATCTGTCCGTGGTGCCCTCTGATCTGCCCAGCTACGCCACACGGCTGGACCTGAGCCACAACGGCCTCCGTGCTCTGCGTGTGGACTGGATTTCCCAACGGTTTGAACGGCTTACGACACTGATTCTCAGCAAGAACTCAATAAGCCAAATTGAGGTGACCACCTTCACTGTGACACCGCACCTCCTCCACCTAGACCTGTCGTTCAACCAGCTGAGCATGCTAAATTCATCCGTCTTCATTGGGTTGAAGgacctgaaggagctgctgctgattgGCAACCAGATCGCCCACATCAACCCAGAGTCCTTTAGCGGTCTGTACAGCCTGCAGAGGCTCTACCTCTCTGCGAACAAACTCACCGCCTTCCCCCTGGAGCTTTATGAGGAACCCAGAGGTCCTCGTAACCTGACCTTTCTTGACCTGTCATACAACAAGCTCTCCGTGGTGCCTGTCCAGAGCCTGCTGTATCTTACCCGCCAAGGAGGAGTTTATTTGCAACAAAACCCTTTGGTCTGTGACTGTGCATTGCTTTCGTTGCTGGAGTATTGGATGTGGAAACAGTATCACCCTCTGGTGTACTTCAGAGATGAATACCCCTGCAAGGAAGGTGAAGTACTAGATGTCAACTGTACCAATCAGGGAGTGTCAGAGATGCCTCTCGAGTTACAGATCTACCAAGTGGAACCTGGAGAATGGTTAACCGTGCCATGCCCAGGGTTGACTTTGCCTGTCCAGGAGGGGTCGGTGGTATTCTGGGTTACCCCAAGAATGGCACTGAATTCATCAACCAGTGATCCAAATATGAATctatcagtgtttcccaatgGTACCCTTGAGATCCAAGGAGCATTAAGGGAGGATTCTGGTACATATGGGTGTGTGGTGGCCCGTGGGCGTTACCCTGATCCCAGTGAAACTCTGGAGGTCAGAGTGGTGGTTGGAAACTTGAGCGCTTCGTCCACCACTGGCTTGGTACACCGCAGCAGTGCAGAACATTTCAACACTGCATTCACCACCCTCGCGTCCTGTGTGGTCAGCATCATTCTGGTGCTGCTTTACCTCTACCTCACCCCCTGCCGGTGTCGGGAAAGCAGGAGCGGTGACACAGGAGGGTGCGGCGGGAGAGCCATTATCCTGTGTTCGGACCCCAGGGACGTGGAGGCAGGAGAGCGGCGGTCAAATGGGAAAAGGGTTGCTTTCTTAGAGCCTCAGGCTGAGGACTCTGATTTTATTGGGCCAAAGACACCAGCAATCACCTTGGATTGTATTTCCACAGAGGGAATTCTTAAGAATGGAAGTAGGACAGTGGGGCAGACCCTCACAGACCCTCCTCACATAGTGCagtga